The following is a genomic window from Spirosoma foliorum.
AGCGAAAATTTATCGACTATACGTACTCAAGTATAAATAGCTTAAGTTATTTTGAAAAGGCGTTTTTGTCCTGCTGAGGAAGGAAGCATCTTCGGGTGAGGCTATTTATCCGGCTACCAAAGATGCTTCCTTCCTCAGCAGGACAAAAAATAATCTACTGTATTTTAGTCGACCTACTTGTACCGAAATAGAACAGATTATATACTGGAACTTGTCGAAGAGGAAATTAAGCAACTACTGTAAAAAAGACTTGTAAACTGCTTAGCAATGAGCGCTCTATTTTCTGGCTCATGGTAAAAAAGTGACCGAAAAATAGCGCACAAGTTTGTCTCCAAAAAGCGATTAAAGAGAGATAGGTTTCTGGAAATGCAATTTGTAAAAGGTATTTAGGGTAACGAACTGAAGTGCCGATTGAAAAATCGAATGCCAAAATAAACGTAAACGAGCAAAGCGGCAGTTTTTAAAAATCCTTCGATAGAGTTGACGCTGTAAATTCCGCTGGTGTAAGCTTGTATCCAGTCAAACAAGACAATAAAAAAGCCGATAAACGCAGTTATTGCTCCTATTATAACTAGCACTATCAGTAATTTCTTATCCATTTTTGAATCTGCCGAAGAGAGGTGATATGGTGTATGACACTTACCTCATCAAGAAGTTTAATTTCCATCCTGATAATTTATTTAATCATATAAATAGATTAAATAAAATGAAATGGAAATCGTGTGGTTTTAGGTTGAGGGCGCAAGATAAGGAGATTTTAATGAATTAATTACTTTCGACAATCACTAAATAATTTTATAAGCTTTCGCTAACTTATGCTCACTCACCCCAAAAAGAACCAGGCTATATCCTGCTATTTTCTTGTAAATTGCTCTCGCAAGTTTTTTGAAATTTTATATGATTGCTGTTATACAACGTGTTTCAAACGCATCGGTTTCTATTGATAATCAGATTAAAGGACAAATTGAAACCGGTTTTTTAATTTTATTGGGTATAACTCATACCGACTCTAGCGAAGATGTAGAATGGCTTAGTCGAAAAATAATTGGTATGCGAATCTTTAGTGATAATGATGGGAAAATGAACCTTGATTTAATGGCTGTTAATGGTAATATATTACTGATCAGCCAGTTTACACTTCATGCCAATACCAAGAAAGGAAACCGACCCAGTTTTATCGAAGCAGCTCGTCCGGAAATTGCTATACCGCTTTACGAAGCCATGATTGCCCAATTAACCGCCGACTTGGGTAAACCTATTCAGACCGGAGAATTTGGGGCAGATATGAAGGTGTCGCTCCTTAACGATGGACCGGTTACGATTATAATAGACTCGAAAAACCGGATTTAGCCTGGTTCGATTACCGATTTATGCTAACGATACGTTACTTTTACTGTAACCAGCCCTTGCCTGTTGCCAAACCAGCGTGTACAGGTAAATAGCCGAATGGATTTTTTACCCTCGAACATAAGCGCCTACGCCGAAGCGTTCACCGCTCCCGAAAGCGAGTTGTTGTACCAACTCAATCGAAATACCCGCGCTCACATTATGGCGCCCCGCATGTTGTCGGGGCACATGCAAGGTCGTTTTTTATCGATGATTTCGTGGATGATTCGCCCCCGTCGAATTCTTGAAATTGGAACCTATACGGGCTACTCAGCCCTTTGTCTGGCCGAAGGCTTAACGGACGATGGACTATTGATTACCATCGATCATAACGAAGAACTTGAAGATTTTGCCCGATCGTACTGGCGGCAATCTCCCTTACAGGATAAGCTGGATTTTCGAATTGGATTGGCCGTTGATATACTGCCAACGCTCAATGAAACGTTTGATCTGGTATTTATCGACGCTGACAAACGCAACAATTCGATTTATTTCGATCTGATTATCGAAAAAGTGAGGCCCGGTGGCTTCATTCTGGCCGATAATGTTTTGTGGAGTGGCAAGGTTGTTGAACCAGTAAAACCATCGGACCTTGATACAATGAGTGTATTGGCGTTTAATCAAAAAGTACAGGATGATTCGCGCGTAGAAAATGTGCTCTTACCCGTGCGAGACGGGATTATGGTGATGCGAAAACGATAAGTGCGATTGAGAAAATGAGCCGCCGTAGCGGTACGATTTATGAAAAAACGAATTCAGTTCCTTGCCCTATTCTTCCTGCTTACAGGCTTTATGGCGTCGGCACAAACGAGCGTGCCAACGGTACCGGAGCAACTGACGTTTGCCGATATATCGGTACAGTTAGACCCCGATGCCCGGCGCATCGTGCAGCAGGATGTCAACGCACTGATGGCGAACCGCCAATACTGGACCGCGAAACTTGATCGGGTGGTTTTGTATTTCCCTATGATCGAAGCGATTCTGATTGACGAAGATGTGCCTACCGATTTTAAATACCTCGCCGTTCAGGAAAGCTCACTTACACCCGATGCCGTATCGTCGTCGACAGCGGTGGGGTACTGGCAGTTTAAGCGCGAAACCGCTATGGATAATGGTATGCGCGTAGATGATGTTGTCGATGAAAGAAAGAGCATTACAGGTTCAACACATGGAGCGGCCAAATATTTGAAGCGGAGTAACGCTCAATTCAACAACTGGGTTGCATCGCTCTATTCCTATTACCTTGGTGCGGGTGGCATTGCCAAACTGATTCCACCCGATTGGTCGTATGCGCGTGAAGTAGCGCTTGATGGTCGTACGGATCGGTATATTCTGCGCTTCTTCGCCCATAAAATTGCCATAGAAAACGCACTCCAAACGCACCAGACCAGCAATCGGTTTGCGCTGATTGAGTACCCCAGTGGAGGAGGTAAAAGCATAAAGAATATTGCCGAGGAATTAAACGTCGATGAGTTTGAGCTACGAAAATATAACCGCTGGGTTTTGGGCGATGCTGTGCCAACCGACAAAGTTTATGTGATGGCTGTGCCGGTGGCTAGCAATCAGATCAACGATGTCCGGCAGAAAATTGTGAACGTAGACTCGAAAAAGACGCCTGATTTTGTCCAGAACGATGTTGGGTTTCCCGTTTTACGTCGGGTTACTACGGGCCTAAGTAGCAAAAACGATCCGATTTTGTATGAGATTAACGGCTTGCCGGGTATTCAGGCTCAGGCAGGCGACAATGCGGCCTCGTTATCGCGGAAGTCAAAGGTTAGCCTATCTAGCTTTTTACGCTATAACGATATGACCGATCGTGATCCGATTATTGTCAACGATGTATACTATCTGGCAAAGAAACGGAAAAAAGCGCTGGTTCCTTTTCATACGGTTCGTGAAGACGAAACAGCTCGTAGTATCTCGCAACGGTATGGTATCAGGCTTAAAAAGCTGATGCGTTATAACCGCCTGGATCGAGTGCAGAAACTGGCAACAGGCCGGGTGATGTGGCTTCGCGAACGTAGACCAAGTAACAAACCTGTCGAAATTATTAACGCGCCAACTCCTCCTGTTTACGATCAGACCCCGACGCCTAGCCGGGCGGAAGTGGCTGCTAACACCACAGTGGGTGGGGCTCCTCGAACGGTGAGCGGTGGCGACGCTGTGCCGCGAAATCCATCGGAACGGAAATTATACCAACCTAAACTGATAGGCGGTGGCGTAACGCCAAACGATGGTACATCGGAACCCGCAACAGCTCCTCGACCAGAAGTAAGCCGACCAGCTACGCAACCAACCAATAGCCGATCAGTACCGGTCGCGAGTAGTTCGACGCTGAGTAGTTCGGATGGTTCGCAGCGCGTCGTAATTGTTCGTACGCCTGATGGCTCACAGCCAACCAAATCGGTGCCAGTAGCCACGATGCCCGAGCGAGATCAAACGGCTAGTACCCCAACGAGTACACCGAAAGCCAAACCGTCGGATACATATGCAACTGCCCCAAAGCCTAAATTGACTCCCGCAGCCGACATCGATATGGGTCGGCCAGAGTCTGGGAAGTACGAAGGGCCGCGTGAACAGCAGGCCGATGGTTCATTGACCATACCATCTGCCGTACCGCCAACGAAAGCTCCTCCTCGCCCAGCTGCCAAGGTAGAAACGCGCCCTGTTGTGCCTGCCACGACAACCTCAGAGCCTAAGACAGTTACCCCGTCGGCTCCGGCAGCAAATCGTTCTGCGAATACACATACCGTTGAGGCTGGGCAAACCTATTACAGCATCTCAAAATTATATGGGTTGACTGTTGATGAACTGCTCTCACTAAACAATCTAACGGCAAATGATAAGCTTGAAGTAGGTCAGCAACTGACGATTAAGCTTACACCGGGTGGACGGCTTGTGCAGCCTTCGTCAACCGTTAAAACGACTTCGCCCACTGAATCATCAGTAACCTATCACACCGTTG
Proteins encoded in this region:
- the dtd gene encoding D-aminoacyl-tRNA deacylase, whose product is MIAVIQRVSNASVSIDNQIKGQIETGFLILLGITHTDSSEDVEWLSRKIIGMRIFSDNDGKMNLDLMAVNGNILLISQFTLHANTKKGNRPSFIEAARPEIAIPLYEAMIAQLTADLGKPIQTGEFGADMKVSLLNDGPVTIIIDSKNRI
- a CDS encoding O-methyltransferase, with the protein product MDFLPSNISAYAEAFTAPESELLYQLNRNTRAHIMAPRMLSGHMQGRFLSMISWMIRPRRILEIGTYTGYSALCLAEGLTDDGLLITIDHNEELEDFARSYWRQSPLQDKLDFRIGLAVDILPTLNETFDLVFIDADKRNNSIYFDLIIEKVRPGGFILADNVLWSGKVVEPVKPSDLDTMSVLAFNQKVQDDSRVENVLLPVRDGIMVMRKR
- a CDS encoding LysM peptidoglycan-binding domain-containing protein, with the protein product MKKRIQFLALFFLLTGFMASAQTSVPTVPEQLTFADISVQLDPDARRIVQQDVNALMANRQYWTAKLDRVVLYFPMIEAILIDEDVPTDFKYLAVQESSLTPDAVSSSTAVGYWQFKRETAMDNGMRVDDVVDERKSITGSTHGAAKYLKRSNAQFNNWVASLYSYYLGAGGIAKLIPPDWSYAREVALDGRTDRYILRFFAHKIAIENALQTHQTSNRFALIEYPSGGGKSIKNIAEELNVDEFELRKYNRWVLGDAVPTDKVYVMAVPVASNQINDVRQKIVNVDSKKTPDFVQNDVGFPVLRRVTTGLSSKNDPILYEINGLPGIQAQAGDNAASLSRKSKVSLSSFLRYNDMTDRDPIIVNDVYYLAKKRKKALVPFHTVREDETARSISQRYGIRLKKLMRYNRLDRVQKLATGRVMWLRERRPSNKPVEIINAPTPPVYDQTPTPSRAEVAANTTVGGAPRTVSGGDAVPRNPSERKLYQPKLIGGGVTPNDGTSEPATAPRPEVSRPATQPTNSRSVPVASSSTLSSSDGSQRVVIVRTPDGSQPTKSVPVATMPERDQTASTPTSTPKAKPSDTYATAPKPKLTPAADIDMGRPESGKYEGPREQQADGSLTIPSAVPPTKAPPRPAAKVETRPVVPATTTSEPKTVTPSAPAANRSANTHTVEAGQTYYSISKLYGLTVDELLSLNNLTANDKLEVGQQLTIKLTPGGRLVQPSSTVKTTSPTESSVTYHTVAKGETMFRISQLYGVTIEQIQAWNNLPDVGVKLGQKIKIMKN